The Fibrobacter sp. UWT2 sequence ACGGCTTTCGGGGAGCGTTTCTTCTACCACCGAAATCTTCCGGTTCGTTACCGGAAAAACGCACCCCATGGCAAAGCCCGGGGATGCAGGAACGCCCTTTAAGACCGTTCGGGTCAGTTCCGGCTTCTTAGCAGGGTTCTTCGTTGAAGTGGTCATTAAACAGACTTTCCAACTGCGAAGCGACCTGTTCCTCGTCTTCGCCATCGATTTCGAACTTGACTTCGGACCCTGCAGGAATAGCAAGCATCATCACGTTCAAGATGCTCTTGGCGTTAGCCTTGGAGCCTTCGAACACAATGAATATGTCACTCTTGGCCTGGCCGGTAATGTCCACTATCATCCCGGCAGGTCTAGCGTGTATCC is a genomic window containing:
- a CDS encoding HPr family phosphocarrier protein, whose translation is MIEKTLVVTNKLGIHARPAGMIVDITGQAKSDIFIVFEGSKANAKSILNVMMLAIPAGSEVKFEIDGEDEEQVASQLESLFNDHFNEEPC